The DNA window AGTCGACATAGCATGCCGTTACGGCGGGGAGGAATTCGCCGTTATCCTTCCGGAAGCGGCATCGGTGCAGGGAGCCGCCACGGCCGAGAGGATCAGGGCCAGCGTGGAAACAAAGGGAGCGGTGGCGGTCGCGGAACGGATCCGGCAGCAGGTCGAGAGTTCCCGGTTCGAGGGAGCGGCAGGAGTGACGATCAGCATCGGCGTATCTTCCTATCCCGAACACGCAGTTGACGCGGAAGCGTTGATCAAGGCGGCCGACGATGCACTTTACGCGGCGAAGCGCACCGGCAAGAACCGGGTGGTCGTGGCCGGGTCGCCGCCCTCGGAGGGAGAATAGGAAAAATGGACAGGAAAACCGTGGAGCAGCACCGGCTCGCCCTTTTCGGGCGGATGGTGATGGGCGTCGCCCACGAAGTGGACAACTACCTGAGCGTCATTTTGGGCTTCGCCGAGCTGATACAGATTTCCGGCGGGGGGGAGAGGAAGACGCTGGACGGCATAGCGAAGATTTTCAACGCCGGCGAGAAGATCAACGTTATCATCAAGCATTTTTCCCAGTACGTGCGGCCCCACGAACCCGCGCGCGACCTCTTCGCACCTTACGAGGTCGTGGGGGAGTGCCTGGTGTTCGCGCGTTACGACCTGGGGCGTAGCAACGTGGTCCTCAAACTGCCCGAAAGCCCGCCGTCCGGCATGCTGGCCGTCGACCGGAAAGATTTCGCCCTGATCCTTCTCGCCCTTTTGTTCAACGCGGCGGAATCCATGGAGCAGGCGGGAGGGACACTCCAGCTGGAAATCTCCCGGA is part of the Deltaproteobacteria bacterium genome and encodes:
- a CDS encoding HAMP domain-containing histidine kinase → MDRKTVEQHRLALFGRMVMGVAHEVDNYLSVILGFAELIQISGGGERKTLDGIAKIFNAGEKINVIIKHFSQYVRPHEPARDLFAPYEVVGECLVFARYDLGRSNVVLKLPESPPSGMLAVDRKDFALILLALLFNAAESMEQAGGTLQLEISRSGGGWEFTVMDEGPGIPPDIAPKVFDEGFTTKGGVLHTGMGLPVAGSLASGMGGSLSLTNLPERGCKAVLRIPGN